A region of the Candidatus Izemoplasmatales bacterium genome:
CGCGCTTCTGAGAAGCCTCGGCGGCGACGATGCGGTAGAACGGTTTCTTCGTCGTGCCGAAACGCTGCAATCTGATTTTGACCATGGATTTCCCTCCTGATTAGCAAAGTCACCTTATTGTAGCAGATGTTCCGATGCCTGTCAATGTTTTTTCCTTGACAGGGAGCGGTTTCAGTCCTGAAAGTCGAGCTCCTGCATGTCGGCGAGCGAGGCCTCGACCTTGCGCACGTTGTTGACCGTCTCGAGCTGCTTGGCGATGCGGTCGAACTGGCTCGCGTCGACGTAGCCCGCGAGATAGCCGCGGTCCTCGTTTCGGTACGTGACGTGGACGCCGAGGCGTTCCACCTCGGCGATGACCTTCGGACTCTGATAGAAGACGATGATGCCTTTTCGCTGGATCATTTCGGTGCCCCTTTCCCACAGTGGGTCGTCGTGCCGGCGCGGCAGGAGTCGAGGATCGCGCGGATCTCCGCGCCGATCGGCTCGAAGATGGCGTTGATCTCCGCGAGCGTCTCCCGGTAGCGTCGATATGCGGGCGTCGCGTAGAGCGCCGCCTTGGCGGCGGACAGTTCGGCCGCGCGCGATTTGAAGTCGGGATGATGCCTGCCGACGGCGGCGACGGGCTCGTAAGCCGCCTTCGCGGCCTCGAAGGCCGTGCGTTCGGCCGTCGGTCCGTCCGGTCCGAGGAGCCGGTCCCGGGCCTCGGCGTAGGCGCCATAGGCCGGAGAGTTCCGGATCTCGTCGACGGTGCGCCAGGCTTCGATTGCGATGTCGGTGCGTTCCATCTGAATCACCCATCCAATTATACCATACCCGGCGGAATCACGAAAGGTTTCATCCGATCGCGCGGCCGATCTCGGCGTAGGAAAGTTCGCGGTATCCCCCGGGAGGAAGCGCCGGATCGAGTTCGAGGCCGCCGATCGCGGTCCGGCGGAGGGCGACGACCTCGTTTCCGATCGCTTCGAACATCCGCTTCACCTGATGGTACTTGCCTTCCTGGATCCGGATCCGCGCGGTCTTTTCACCGAGCGGCTCGACGAACGCGGGCAGGGTGCGGAAAAGCTGTTCCCTCCCGTCCCTGATCTCGACGCCCGCAAGCAGCGGCGCATAGTCGCCGAGCGGGTCCCGGAGCGAAACCTCGTAGGTCTTGAAGACCTCGTTTCTCGGACTGATGACGCGGTGCAGGACGTCGCCGTCGTTCGTGAAAAGGAGGAGTCCCTCGGCGTCGAGGTCGAGACGGCCGCAGATCGAGAGGTCGAAGCGGTCGTAGGGATCCTTCAGGAGTCCGACCGCGGTCGCATGGACGGCGTCCGCGTTCGCCGAAACGACGCCCTGCGGCTTGTTCATCATGAGGTAGATCCACTTCTTGTAGAAGACGCGCCGGCCGTCGAAGTCGATCTCCTCGATCTCCGGATTCACGTCCGCGCCGGGATCGGCGGCGATGCGTCCGGCGATGCGGACGCGGCCCTGCCGGACGGCTTCCCTGATGTCGTTCCGGCTTCCGTATTTCAGATTGCCGAGGAGTTTGTCGAGTCGCATGGAATCCTCCTAGATCCGGTCGAGACCGTTCTGTACGTACGTGCGGAGCAGTTCGCCGACGCTCCAGGCCTGCGACGAGCAGCCGCGCGAGACGCGGCCGTGAAGGCCGTCGAAGATCTCCGCGACGCCGCCGACGCAGCCTTCGCGGAGATGGTCCTCGAAGGAGCGGCACAGCCGCTTCATCCGGCGCTTTGCGCCATCGGTCGGGTGTGCTTTGAGATAGGCGTCGACGTAGGTGCCGATCAGAAATCCCCAGGTCGTCCCCATATGGTAGGAGAAGTCGCGTTTCCGGAGCGGCCCGGAGTATTCGGGGACGAACCGCGGATCGCATTTCGAGAGCGACCGGAGCCCGTAGACGTCGAGGAGCTCCCGGGTCGCGACGGCGACCACGGAACGGATCCGCGCCTGCGAAAGCAGCGGGTGCGGGAGGCTGCACGCGAAGAGCATGTTCGGCCGGACCGAGGGGTCCTCGGGGTCGACGACGTCATGGAGGCACCCCTTCGCGGGGTTCCAGAAACGGCGGTTGAAGCTTTTCCGCACCCGTTCCGTGAGCGCGCCGTAATCCTTGGGATCGGACCCGAGACGGCGCGCCAGCCCGTCCATGACGCAGAGCGCGTTGTGCCAGAGGGCGTTGATCTCGACCGGTTTGCCGTGGCGGGGCGTGACGACGACCCCGTCGATCCGGACGTCCATCCAGGTCACCTGGTCGAGACCCGACCCGGCCCGCATCAG
Encoded here:
- a CDS encoding DUF2129 domain-containing protein; protein product: MIQRKGIIVFYQSPKVIAEVERLGVHVTYRNEDRGYLAGYVDASQFDRIAKQLETVNNVRKVEASLADMQELDFQD
- a CDS encoding pseudouridine synthase is translated as MRLDKLLGNLKYGSRNDIREAVRQGRVRIAGRIAADPGADVNPEIEEIDFDGRRVFYKKWIYLMMNKPQGVVSANADAVHATAVGLLKDPYDRFDLSICGRLDLDAEGLLLFTNDGDVLHRVISPRNEVFKTYEVSLRDPLGDYAPLLAGVEIRDGREQLFRTLPAFVEPLGEKTARIRIQEGKYHQVKRMFEAIGNEVVALRRTAIGGLELDPALPPGGYRELSYAEIGRAIG